Genomic segment of Zerene cesonia ecotype Mississippi chromosome 7, Zerene_cesonia_1.1, whole genome shotgun sequence:
TTATTCTCTTTCTCAATCTTCGGATTTAGAACAATTATGTGAATCTATCAATAGGGCAATTCTTTCCAAATCTCAGGGATATGTTTGGAATAGAGATGAATTTAGAGTCAACATTCCATTGCATCAACTTGAAAATAATGGTATGacttttcattcattaaagtaaaaatatgcttgataactattttaaattacaaaatcttAAATTCCTCATTTTACAGGTAAAATACCTCACTTGATTAGTGTTACATGTTTTGGTGACAATATTGAAGATGAATGGTTtattgttcatttaatttttgaattaacaAGAATGTTCAGTGATTTAATAGTTCATGCTGAGGACAGTGATGGCTCTTTTTTGCTTATAGAGGCTGCAGATTACTTACCTCCTTGGTTAAATCCTGATAATGCTGAAAATAGGGTATGCATATATCTCAAactaacaattatatttaatcaactgtttttttttacttacattaacatattttcttctttttaggttttaatttatcaaaataatattcatataattacacCAGAATTGGTAAAATTGGAAAATCATCTTGAAATATGTGATGCTGTAAAATTGGTTTCatataattgtgaaaaaacAAATGCTTGCATTGATATACagaatgcaattaaaaaaaaaatatctggaTATCCacaaaagataaaagataaCATGCATATGGCAATTGTTAGTTTACCTGTAGAGATTGctgcaattttaaaattaagaccATCAATAATATCACCTATAGTCAATAGTTACTGTAATCTTGATGCATTGGAAGCTAAAAATTGTAGAAATATTGATTATACAAATTGTGTATTAACACAAATTCAATTCACTAAATACTTGTATGCAATGCTTATGCATTCTAAACTTATACAGAAAGGAAGGTATAATATTCCAGAAACTGACAAAAGAGCTCAGCttggttttaaattaacatgtgGGTATAATGTTATCatgaaacaaaattcaaaagatatttttaatacattggaatacaaaaaatatatgtctaATTTATCTAAGACAGGTTACTTTAAAGATAACATAGAGGGTTCTAAGGAATATACAAAGTTGTTAGAAAAGgctaaatcattttttttcagtaCGGAATGCCCTATGAACACCCATATTATCAATGAAATAACTCACTTAAAAtctgataaattatttgaagaaaTCAAACAATCCATTGTAAAATGTGATAACTCAAAATTgtatgaagatgatgatgactgGTTAAATATATGTCCAGATGAACTAAATAACATATTGATtagtaattatgataaaagtacaaaaattaataacaaggATTGGGATTCTCCTCAGAATATTAGTTCTGCattaacagattttttaaaaaagtctTCAGATTTTGAAGGgattgaaagaatagaagatgTTGAAGATAACAATATAGATTTTGATGCAGAACAATTTACTATGTGTcttgaaaaattcttaaatatagcAACATCAAATGTTGACATAGAATTAAGTGAAGATAGTGAAAATTATGAAGACAATGATGAAATATGTcaagaaattgaaaaagaaCTTAGCTCCAAGTTATGTAGTGCACCATCAAATGTAGATGATAAGACAGTTCTAGATAACTTAGTTCAGAGTATGAAAGAGGAGGGACTATCGGGACCTTCaagtaatgtattaaaaacaattggcATTTGCAAAACAGATTTATTAGactctgatgatgatgaataaatataaaaacaacatcaaatacctcttacatttataaaccTCCACCATGCACtgtttcatttttacattaaaatgtacttCTTAATAGTAAaacgattattttttaaatgtttcttacacattgataatttaaaataaaaatattaaatatcatatgtaAATGGAAACATGGACACAATTACATTATTGAATGTAGATCTAAGccagacaataaaaaaaaaacctcgtCAAATATAATTGAgcttattttctataattctttttttttaatgtcgttgtcgcctgatggtaagctctACCACCATCCATGAACATTAGCAGAGGcataaggtcgattgcagatcttacgcctctacataTATATTGCCGCCTTCAAATTAGAAAGGGAATAAGAAATGATTCATGAGAGGAATACAGAATTGGACTTGgaagggaaaggaaaagggcctccagctcccccactcaccgaacgacacacagcagtatgctgtttcacgccggtctaTTAGTTGTGGTACTTGCTGATACgggctggcccaattcatgccgaagggTGCTCGaataccacatacaaaataatattttagtttcaatataaataaattttgaaatattgcgtaaaataattctaactaatgaaaaaaaaaacaaatatatacaaagtttaaactaattattgtGGACTATTTCTGCTATTAGTAATAGCAgaaatgttacaaatatttttttgttcatataaaatttaaaaactttaaatatatttatttgctgttGTTACCacgtaaaaatatgaaaaaacatgtcttaaaagtttaaaatgtaGACTATAAAACGAAccaaattagtttttattattaagtacctATCTATCATCtctttgaccgcctccttggtacagtggttaacgcgtgagcgtagaaccgaggggtcctgggttcaattcccggtggggacgcacaaaaaaaaatgtctcggtctggcaggacacagaaggctgatcacctacttgtccgtaaagaaaatcgatcagtgaaacagatgtacagcatctgccccataccccactaggggacacgggacttcacttatatcTATCATCTCAAACACTGATACTTCAATATTCATGTTTGTATTAAGTCTATGTTTCGCTTTATGAAGATGTTTCCATTTTTAtggattaattataaaaaaaaataatagaacgaAATAAGCGCGTGaaagatacaataaaatatcttaagaaATGAAAAAGTGATGTGAATGGGTATAATTACgacacatatatataatcatcCATTCCCATAATCTAAGACATAAGTTATCcgagttatttattaactgattttaacaatttttcagTTATTGATTAGTTTTGATCTTGTGTTTTACATACTAATTCAACttcacataatattaacaacatcataaaattttccttGTCTATAACAGGTTATATAGAATCTATATAAgcagatatattattattgttacttaggtttatttattaaagtcttGCATGTGTCCCGCCTGCTACTACAAGAGTTTCACCAGTCATATATGTGGCATCATCTGAGACTAAGTATGCAACGGCGCCAGCGATTTCATGAGTCTTTCCAAATCTATTCATTGGAACAATAGAAAGAGATTTTTCTTTTCCCACATCTGTCGAagttatctaaaaataaataagtgtctTAGTCATTCCAGTGAACTCTGTAATATAGTTACCTTTTTGGTTTTCTtactattatgaatataaaatttgaacgaaatttattttaacacactaGCTACATACTACAGACCACCCCAGCTTCGCCCATGGTGCATATAATATTGCActcaaaaataatgtttacatcatataaacaaacatcaGTTTATATAGCAgtaactaatatatatttgcagATGAATGATAcacatatttatgtttattggtATGATTTCTTGTTTTCTACTTACTGCAGATGCAAATTTTGTAGCTACAATTCCAGGTGCAACACAATTTACACGAATATTTTCTGATGCCACCTCATTAGCAATTGCTTTTGTTAGACCCAAAAGTGCTGTTTTACTAACACTATAAGGACCTAAGGGctgaaagtatataaaatgtatttcatttcaattctaTCCTAGTCACTCTTTAaaagttcaaaattaaatatattatatagttctATAGCATAAAAActgattaaaacaaataataatacctcAATGGGTTGAAAACCAGCTATAGAAGATATAAACACTATGCTGCCTCCACCCCTTTTAATCAATTCTGGATAAACTTCCTTTGCCAATAACCAGgaacatttaacatttatttcaaatattttatcccAAACTTTCTCATCagtctgaaaaaaaaaacaaataataggTAAGTCACCACAACACGCAAATTATGTTAAAGAAACCACCATAGGCGTTGCTTTGAGATACTTGAATCTTACCTCTAAGGTTGGAGAAACGGCAGGGTTTACAGCTGCATTTGATACCAGTATATCAATACCACCAAATTTTCTTTTAGCCTACAACAGACATAATTCATATAGTATggtatgataaaaaaacatgataatACTTACAGTAAGACacaactaatatattattttgtaataaaattattatgtatttaaatagaaaattattcaatattgttaccacatcaaataattttcttctCTGTTCTTCATTTCCCACATGACAAACAACTCCTTCTACTTGAATACCATCCTTTCTTAAATTTTCCGTGGCTTTGTTCACATTTTCTTCTTTCCTACTGCTTATAACAACTGAAGCTCCTTCATTTCCAAGACGTTGTGCAATGGCATACCCAATCCTACAATATATTCTCTTAGTGTTAGTGTTAATGTTAGTGAATTTCctatgtatacaaaaaaaaaattgagtgtCCATTTGTaagttatattgaaattaccacttttttttcagtttttgtcCGTTGGTCTGTATACTTGTTTGTTCTGGCTTATCTCTAGAATGGCGGAATCAATTTTGTTTGGACTTTGATTGGACCACTGGAATATAGCTGTTATAAAGAGGAGCAATTTAGGCTTTTAATCACGATATTCTCATAGGATCATTAGAATTGAAGTAAAACTAATTAACAGAAAATTAACGTGGGCGAAATCCTCACGCAGAATAGACACGGTGTGACGCAAAATTTTGATCACGAATCTGGTCAACTGACCTATCTGAATTCTGAAGTTTAGTGGTTGATAAATTGTTGTGTTGCTTACCCCTCAGTCGATGCTGTAACAATAGCCACTTTTCCCTTTAACCTAGAACTATGGAAATATTTTGTGCTTGTTCCATTTGCAATTACTATTTGTGgcattttgtttaaaagtttatgaGAACCGAACATAATGTTGGCACTttttgcttatatttattatttaataataaaattagttttgaaaataaaaatgtattgaaagttttgtcaatttatttctacacTTATCTCAATTCTCGGTATCAAAGTTCAATACTTTAAATcataattgttaattgttatcattatACGTAGCACCGGAAGAGTAGTATACgggtaaatactaaatatgtCAAAGTACTCTGTGACTGGTAAACACTAAACACAAATAGTAGTATCACTAGTATAATTGTATGGTTAAACacctactatataatattatatctgtgCTGTTAAATGTGCCCGTTCGTAATATTTTTAGGATTCGAACCTTCTTTCACAGATTAAGTAATATACTACGTACTAAGGGTTCTATGTAGTATTTAATTGCAAATTCAAAGCaaattaatctaatatataaaattctcgtgtcacagttttcgttgccatactcctccgaaacggcttgaccgatttttatgaaattttttgtgcttatccggtatctatgagaatcgaccaacatttatttttcatccccctcaatgatcagagtaaggcaaaacagcgtttgccgggtgcagctagtaggctTATAAAACACTAAACGCTCGTCCCGGATCGgctcggatatcaagatttctgTTGCATCccatttaatcaggataaaaagtatcctatcactcaaCTCAGGTCATGCCCTAtctgtataacaaatttcataaaaatccattcagtacatgcagtgtgattgacggacaaacatccaaacaaacaaacttacatttataatattactgtgatagtgtaataataaaacctaatgtttttaatcaatatcttgctattttattaactttattattgttacatgCTGTTC
This window contains:
- the LOC119840655 gene encoding protein ecdysoneless homolog, whose protein sequence is MSENTTGLKFDDTIHCRFYSLSQSSDLEQLCESINRAILSKSQGYVWNRDEFRVNIPLHQLENNGKIPHLISVTCFGDNIEDEWFIVHLIFELTRMFSDLIVHAEDSDGSFLLIEAADYLPPWLNPDNAENRVLIYQNNIHIITPELVKLENHLEICDAVKLVSYNCEKTNACIDIQNAIKKKISGYPQKIKDNMHMAIVSLPVEIAAILKLRPSIISPIVNSYCNLDALEAKNCRNIDYTNCVLTQIQFTKYLYAMLMHSKLIQKGRYNIPETDKRAQLGFKLTCGYNVIMKQNSKDIFNTLEYKKYMSNLSKTGYFKDNIEGSKEYTKLLEKAKSFFFSTECPMNTHIINEITHLKSDKLFEEIKQSIVKCDNSKLYEDDDDWLNICPDELNNILISNYDKSTKINNKDWDSPQNISSALTDFLKKSSDFEGIERIEDVEDNNIDFDAEQFTMCLEKFLNIATSNVDIELSEDSENYEDNDEICQEIEKELSSKLCSAPSNVDDKTVLDNLVQSMKEEGLSGPSSNVLKTIGICKTDLLDSDDDE
- the LOC119840663 gene encoding dehydrogenase/reductase SDR family member 4, yielding MFGSHKLLNKMPQIVIANGTSTKYFHSSRLKGKVAIVTASTEGIGYAIAQRLGNEGASVVISSRKEENVNKATENLRKDGIQVEGVVCHVGNEEQRRKLFDVAKRKFGGIDILVSNAAVNPAVSPTLETDEKVWDKIFEINVKCSWLLAKEVYPELIKRGGGSIVFISSIAGFQPIEPLGPYSVSKTALLGLTKAIANEVASENIRVNCVAPGIVATKFASAITSTDVGKEKSLSIVPMNRFGKTHEIAGAVAYLVSDDATYMTGETLVVAGGTHARL